GAAGGCCCGCGGCAAGGGTGGTCTGGTGCGCGCGACGTGGGAGGAGGCGGCCGAGATCGTGGCCGCCGCGCACGTCTACACGGTCAAGCGCTGGGGCCCCGACCGGATTGCCGGCTTCTCGCCGATCCCCGCGATGTCGCCGGTCTCCTACACCTCGGGTGCCCGCTTCCTCGAGCTCATCGGGGCGCCGATGCTCTCCTTCTACGACTGGTACGCCGACCTGCCCAACGCCTCGCCGCAGATGTTCGGCGACCAGACCGACGTCCCCGAGTCGGGGGACTGGTGGGACGCCGGCTACCTCATCATGTGGGGCTCCAACGTCCCGCTCACCCGCACGCCCGACGCGCACTGGATGACCGAGGCCCGCTACCGCGGGCAGAAGGTGCTCGCGGTCGCGCCGGACTACGCCGAGAACGTGAAGTTCGCCGACGAGTGGGTCAGCCCCGCGCCCGGCACCGACGGCGCGCTGGCGATGGCGATGGGGCACGTCGTGCTCCAGGAGTACTTCGTCGACCGGCAGGTGCCCTTCTTCACCGACTACAACAAGCGCTACACCGACCTGCCGCACCTGATCTGCCTCGAGCCGACCGGCGACGGCGGCTACAAGCCGGGCAAGTTCCTCGTCGCCGGCGACATCGGCCACCCCGACGGCGGCGCCGAGAACGCCATGTGGAAGCCCGCCGTCCTCGACGCGACCACCGGTGAGGTGCGCATCCCCCAGGGCGCGATCGGCCACCGCTTCGGCGACGAGGGCCTCGGCCGCTGGAACCTCGAGCTCGGCGACCTCGACCCCGCCCTCAGCCTGTACGACGCGGACAGTCGGGGCGAGGACGCCGTCGAGGTCGAGCTGCCGCGCTTCGACGCCCCCGACGGCAAGGTCCGCCTCCACCGCCGCGGCGTGCCCGTGAAGCGGGTGGGCGACCGGATCGTCACCACCGTGCTCGACCTGATGCTCGCCCAGTACGGCGTGGCCCGCGACGGCCTCCCCGGGCAGTGGCCCGAGAGCGGCGACGACCCCGACGGCGTCGCCACCCCGGCCTGGCAGGAGCAGCACACCGGCGTACCGGCCGCTCAGGTCCGCCGCCTGGCTCGGGAGTGGGCGCAGAACGCGATCGACACCGAGGGCCGCGGGATGATCCTGATGGGTGCCGGGGTCAACCACTGGTTCCACTCCGACCAGATCTACCGCGCGATGCTGGTGCTGACCACGATCACCGGTTGCCAGGGCCGCAACGGCGGCGGCTGGGCGCACTACGTCGGCCAGGAGAAGGTCCGCCCGATCATGGGCTTCCAGCACCTCGCCTTCGCGCTCGACTGGCACCGCCCACCGCGGCACATGAACCAGACCGCCTACTGGTACGTGAACACCAGCCAGTACCGCTACGACACGTTCAGCGCCGACGACCTCGACGCCGGCACCGGCGTCTTCGCCGGGAAGACGGTGATGGACCTGCTGGCGCAGTCCGTCCGGCTGGGCTGGAGCCCGAGCTACCCGACCTTCGACCGCAGCTCCCTCGCACTGGCCGACGACGCGGAGGCGGCAGGCATGGAGGCGCCGGCGTACGTCGCCCGCGAGCTCAAGGAGGGCCGGCTGCGGTTCGCCGTCGAGGACCCCGAGCACGAGGACAACCACCCGCGGGTCCTCTCACTGTGGCGCTCCAACCTGCTGGGCTCCTCCGCGAAGGGCAACGAGTACTTCCTGCGCCACCTGCTCGGCACCGACAGCGCCGCCACCGCGCAGGAGGCACCGCCCGAGCTGCGGCCCCAGGACGTCGTGTGGGCCGAGCAGGCCGCAGAGGGCCGGCTCGACCTGCTCACCACGCTCGACTTCCGGATGACGAGCAGCACGATCCTCAGCGACGTCGTCCTGCCCGCCGCGACCTGGTACGAGAAGCACGACCTGTCGACCACCGACATGCACCCGTTCGTGCACTCGTTCAACCCGGCGATCTCCCCGCCCTGGCAGACCAAGTCCGACTGGGACACCTGGAAGCTCATCGCGCAGCGCTTCTCCGAGCTCGCCGTCGACCACCTCGGGACCCGCCGCGACGTCGTCGCCAAGCCGCTGTGGCACGACACCCCGGAGGCGATGGCGGCCGAGCACGGCGTCGTCCAGGACTGGCGGACCGGCGAGTGCGATCCGGTTCCCGGCAAGACGATGCCGGTGATCGCCGTCGCCGAGCGCGACTACACCGCCATCTACGACAAGCTGACGACGATCGGGCCACTGCTCGAGAAGGTCGGCATGACCACCAAGGGCGTGCTCTACGACGTACGACGCGAGGTCGATCTGCTCCGCAAGCGGCACGGCACCGCCGACGCCGGTGCGGGCGCCGGGCAGCCGAAGGTCGAGACCGACGTGCAGATGGCCGACGCGATCCTGCACCTCGCCGGCGTCTCCAACGGCCACCTCGCCACCCAGGGCTTCCGCTACCTGGAGAAGCGCACCGGCACGCAGCTCGCCGACCTCGCAGCCGAGCACGAGGGCAAGCAGATCACCTTCCGCGACACCCAGGCCGCGCCGGTGCCGGTGATCACCTCACCCGAGTGGTCGGGCTCCGAGTCGGGCGGGCGGCGCTACAGCCCGTTCACCATCAACATCGAGCGGCACAAGCCCTTCCACACGCTCACCGGCCGCCAGCAGTTCTACGTCGACCACGACTGGTTCCTCGGGATGGGCGAGATGCTGCCGGTCTACCGACCACCGCTGAACATGACGACGCTGTTCGGCGAGGCGCCGATCGGCTCGCGATCCGAGCTCGGCGTCTCGGTCCGCTACCTGACGCCGCACAACAAGTGGTCGATCCACAGCGAGTACCAGGACAACCTGTTCATGCTCTCGCTCTCCCGCGGCGGGCAGTCGGTGTGGATCTCCGATCGCGACGCCGCCAAGGTCGGGATCCGCGACAACGACTGGATCGAGATGGTCAACCGCAACGGCGTCGTCGCCGCCCGGGCCATCGTGAGCCATCGGATGCCCGAGGGCACCGTCTACATGCATCACGCGCAGGACCGGCTGATCGACGTCCCGCTGACCGAGCGCGACCGCAAGCGCGGCGGCATCCACAACAGCCTCACCCGGATCCTGATGAAGCCCAACCACATCGTCGGCGGCTACGCCCAGCTGGCGTACTTCTTCAACTACATCGGGCCGATCGGCAACAACCGCGACGAGGTCACGATGATCCGCAAGCGCCGGACGGAGGTCGAGTACTGACATGAGAGTCATGGCCCAGATGGCGATGGTGATGAACCTCGACAAGTGCATCGGCTGCCACACCTGCTCGGTCACCTGCAAGCAGGCGTGGACCAACCGCACCGGCACCGAGTACGTCTGGTTCAACAACGTGGAGACCCGCCCCGGGCTGGGCTATCCGCGCACCTACGAGGACCAGGACGAGTGGCAGGGCGGCTGGGTGCGCAAGCCCAACGGCCGGCTCGCGCTGCGCAGCGGCGGCCGGATCAAGAAGCTGCTGACGATCTTCTCCAACCCCAAGCTGCCCTCGATCGAGGACTACTACGAGCCCTGGACCTACGACTACGACACGCTCCTGAGCTCGCCGCAGACCGACACCTTCCCGGTGGCGCGCCCCCAGAGCCTGCTCACCGGTGCGGACATGAACGTCGAGTGGTCGGCCAACTGGGACGACGACCTCGGCGGCTCCCAGGAGCACGCCGCCCGCGACGTCATGCTGCGCGGTATCGAGGACAAGGTGAAGCTCGAGTTCGAGCAGACCTTCATGTTCTACCTGCCGCGGATCTGCGAGCACTGCCTCAATCCGTCCTGCGCGGCGTCGTGCCCGTCGGGCGCGATCTACAAGCGGGCCGAGGACGGCATCGTGCTCGTCGACCAGGACCGCTGCCGCGGCTG
This region of Nocardioides sp. L-11A genomic DNA includes:
- a CDS encoding nitrate reductase subunit alpha; this encodes MTDLESRLQQAAIGSRRFFTKAEVSADDRALFKKGGREGDVFYRDRWSHDKVVRSTHGVNCTGSCSWKVYVKDGIITWEAQQTDYPSAGPDRPEYEPRGCPRGAAFSWYTYSPTRVRYPYVRGTLLELFRAAKQQYGDPVVAWGSIVQDPEKARAYKKARGKGGLVRATWEEAAEIVAAAHVYTVKRWGPDRIAGFSPIPAMSPVSYTSGARFLELIGAPMLSFYDWYADLPNASPQMFGDQTDVPESGDWWDAGYLIMWGSNVPLTRTPDAHWMTEARYRGQKVLAVAPDYAENVKFADEWVSPAPGTDGALAMAMGHVVLQEYFVDRQVPFFTDYNKRYTDLPHLICLEPTGDGGYKPGKFLVAGDIGHPDGGAENAMWKPAVLDATTGEVRIPQGAIGHRFGDEGLGRWNLELGDLDPALSLYDADSRGEDAVEVELPRFDAPDGKVRLHRRGVPVKRVGDRIVTTVLDLMLAQYGVARDGLPGQWPESGDDPDGVATPAWQEQHTGVPAAQVRRLAREWAQNAIDTEGRGMILMGAGVNHWFHSDQIYRAMLVLTTITGCQGRNGGGWAHYVGQEKVRPIMGFQHLAFALDWHRPPRHMNQTAYWYVNTSQYRYDTFSADDLDAGTGVFAGKTVMDLLAQSVRLGWSPSYPTFDRSSLALADDAEAAGMEAPAYVARELKEGRLRFAVEDPEHEDNHPRVLSLWRSNLLGSSAKGNEYFLRHLLGTDSAATAQEAPPELRPQDVVWAEQAAEGRLDLLTTLDFRMTSSTILSDVVLPAATWYEKHDLSTTDMHPFVHSFNPAISPPWQTKSDWDTWKLIAQRFSELAVDHLGTRRDVVAKPLWHDTPEAMAAEHGVVQDWRTGECDPVPGKTMPVIAVAERDYTAIYDKLTTIGPLLEKVGMTTKGVLYDVRREVDLLRKRHGTADAGAGAGQPKVETDVQMADAILHLAGVSNGHLATQGFRYLEKRTGTQLADLAAEHEGKQITFRDTQAAPVPVITSPEWSGSESGGRRYSPFTINIERHKPFHTLTGRQQFYVDHDWFLGMGEMLPVYRPPLNMTTLFGEAPIGSRSELGVSVRYLTPHNKWSIHSEYQDNLFMLSLSRGGQSVWISDRDAAKVGIRDNDWIEMVNRNGVVAARAIVSHRMPEGTVYMHHAQDRLIDVPLTERDRKRGGIHNSLTRILMKPNHIVGGYAQLAYFFNYIGPIGNNRDEVTMIRKRRTEVEY